From the genome of Clostridia bacterium, one region includes:
- a CDS encoding pyridoxal phosphate-dependent aminotransferase, with translation MSRATQTELRLAKRMSRLGTETAFEVLVKARALEAKGRDIVHLEIGEPDFDTPANIVEAAVDALHKGYTHYGPSNGLPDLRQAIAEDVATSRGIKVAPEEVVVVPGGKPIIFYTIMALVEEGDEVIYPNPGFPIYESMINFLGAKAVPIKLREERDFRLDVDELKSLITDRTKLIIINSPQNPTGGVMTKQDIAGVADAIGNRDIMVLSDEIYSRLIFEGDHHSIASIEDMRERTIILDGFSKTYAMTGWRMGYGVMRADLAQHISRLMTNSNSCTASFTQMAGIEAIRGDQSSVAKMNAEFKNRRDYFAERINKIKGFSCRVPKGAFYMFPNITKTGWASKKLADTLLEEAGVAALSGTAFGAYGEGYLRFSIANSIDNIKKALDRVEEWTNKRL, from the coding sequence ATGAGCCGAGCCACACAAACAGAGTTACGCCTGGCCAAGCGTATGTCACGGCTGGGAACAGAAACTGCCTTCGAAGTACTTGTGAAGGCGCGCGCCCTGGAAGCAAAGGGCAGAGACATCGTTCACCTGGAAATTGGTGAACCTGACTTCGATACTCCGGCAAACATCGTTGAAGCAGCCGTTGACGCCCTGCACAAGGGCTATACCCACTACGGGCCGTCCAATGGCCTTCCCGATCTCCGTCAGGCCATAGCCGAAGACGTTGCCACAAGTCGTGGCATCAAGGTTGCGCCCGAGGAAGTTGTGGTCGTTCCGGGCGGTAAGCCAATTATTTTCTACACGATCATGGCTTTAGTTGAAGAAGGGGACGAAGTAATTTACCCAAACCCGGGTTTCCCAATTTACGAGTCCATGATCAACTTCCTCGGAGCCAAGGCCGTTCCTATCAAGTTGCGCGAAGAGCGCGATTTCCGGCTGGACGTTGACGAGTTGAAGAGCCTCATCACCGATCGTACGAAGCTCATCATCATCAATTCGCCCCAGAATCCAACCGGCGGCGTTATGACGAAGCAGGACATTGCTGGTGTTGCCGACGCCATAGGGAATCGCGACATCATGGTCCTGAGTGATGAGATCTACAGCCGTCTGATCTTCGAGGGCGACCATCACAGCATCGCTTCCATCGAGGACATGCGCGAGCGTACGATCATTCTCGACGGCTTCTCCAAGACCTATGCCATGACAGGCTGGCGCATGGGTTACGGCGTGATGCGCGCCGATCTGGCGCAGCACATCTCGCGCCTGATGACGAACTCGAACTCCTGCACCGCGAGTTTCACACAGATGGCCGGCATTGAAGCTATCCGAGGGGATCAGTCCTCGGTGGCCAAGATGAATGCCGAGTTCAAGAACCGCCGAGATTACTTCGCCGAGAGAATCAATAAGATCAAGGGCTTCTCGTGCCGGGTACCTAAGGGAGCGTTCTATATGTTCCCGAACATCACCAAGACCGGCTGGGCGTCCAAGAAGTTGGCGGACACACTGCTGGAAGAGGCAGGTGTTGCTGCGCTGTCCGGCACCGCATTCGGTGCTTACGGCGAGGGATATCTGCGGTTTAGCATTGCGAACTCAATCGATAACATTAAGAAAGCGCTCGACCGCGTTGAGGAGTGGACAAACAAACGTCTGTAG
- a CDS encoding periplasmic heavy metal sensor — translation MKKAILWTFVMMGLTVSANAQATPQPDAPAAPGPATVGPHARMEMNAPEAQKGDGGDLQSQGQKPRKMKMTKMKRSFAPPTPPPLPRIPRAWWKDSEMAKELNLTDQQKNQLEQAFIQNRLNLIDLRAAVEKEETKLQPLIGADKIDEGQINAQLDALVAARGRLEKASALMSVNMRRVLTQEQWKKLQTMQSDRTPRPPRAPKAPKRMRYEMPGMTELPPEPPTKPI, via the coding sequence ATGAAGAAGGCGATTCTGTGGACGTTCGTAATGATGGGCTTGACCGTTTCGGCCAACGCACAAGCGACGCCGCAACCTGATGCTCCGGCCGCCCCTGGGCCGGCGACAGTAGGACCTCATGCGCGTATGGAGATGAACGCGCCAGAGGCGCAAAAAGGCGATGGCGGTGACCTGCAGTCTCAAGGGCAGAAGCCCAGGAAGATGAAGATGACCAAGATGAAGCGCAGTTTTGCCCCGCCGACACCACCTCCGCTGCCGCGCATCCCGCGAGCCTGGTGGAAAGATTCGGAGATGGCGAAGGAGCTAAATCTAACGGATCAGCAGAAGAATCAACTTGAGCAGGCGTTTATTCAGAATCGACTCAACCTTATCGACCTGCGTGCGGCAGTGGAGAAAGAGGAGACTAAGCTGCAACCATTGATTGGGGCTGACAAGATCGACGAAGGTCAGATCAACGCACAGCTCGACGCACTTGTCGCGGCACGGGGCCGCCTGGAGAAAGCAAGTGCGCTGATGAGTGTCAACATGCGCAGGGTGCTAACGCAGGAGCAATGGAAGAAACTGCAAACCATGCAGAGTGACCGTACGCCCAGGCCACCTCGTGCGCCCAAGGCTCCGAAACGTATGCGGTACGAAATGCCAGGCATGACCGAACTTCCGCCGGAACCTCCAACAAAGCCCATCTAA
- the purQ gene encoding phosphoribosylformylglycinamidine synthase subunit PurQ, with protein sequence MKFGVIIFPGSNCDHDAFWAFSQVFQQPATMLWHESHDLENCDVVIVPGGFSYGDYLRTGAIAKFSPVMESVRKFAQGGGLVMGICNGFQILCESGLLPGALMRNQGLKYICKPVTIRVENNETPFTHLCRKGEVLEVPIGHMEGNYFCDEPTLKQLHDQNRIVFRYATPAGQILTEANPNGSLDNIAGICSEGRNVLGMMPHPERASETALGMTDGLRILESLVKAEVLQK encoded by the coding sequence ATGAAATTTGGCGTCATCATCTTTCCCGGATCCAATTGCGATCACGACGCGTTTTGGGCGTTTTCGCAGGTATTCCAGCAGCCCGCCACTATGCTGTGGCACGAGTCGCACGATCTTGAGAACTGCGATGTAGTCATCGTTCCCGGCGGCTTCAGCTATGGCGATTATTTGCGCACGGGTGCTATCGCAAAATTTTCTCCCGTAATGGAGAGCGTGCGGAAGTTTGCCCAGGGTGGCGGGTTGGTGATGGGGATTTGCAACGGCTTCCAAATCCTCTGCGAAAGCGGCCTACTTCCCGGCGCACTGATGCGCAACCAAGGCTTGAAGTACATCTGCAAGCCAGTGACAATTCGCGTGGAGAACAACGAAACTCCGTTCACGCACCTGTGCCGCAAGGGCGAAGTGCTGGAAGTGCCGATCGGACATATGGAAGGCAACTATTTCTGCGACGAGCCAACACTGAAGCAGTTGCACGATCAGAATCGCATCGTCTTCCGTTATGCCACGCCCGCAGGCCAAATCTTGACGGAGGCGAATCCGAATGGATCGCTGGACAACATTGCCGGTATTTGTAGCGAAGGACGTAATGTGCTCGGCATGATGCCGCATCCCGAACGCGCCAGCGAAACAGCCCTGGGAATGACCGACGGCTTGCGGATCCTGGAATCCCTTGTGAAGGCCGAAGTGCTACAGAAATAG
- a CDS encoding YihY/virulence factor BrkB family protein, which yields MQLVQWKNVVWNALKDVDKNHTLSFAAGLSYYFVMALFPALVALGALVAYLPVPNLFEQILGLMAGFVPADSMGIVRQVAADVISPNKGKLLSAGLIGALWAVSSGFAGMIEALNVAYDVPETRAIWKTRLLAIGLSFVIGTLLLGALAVMLVGPRFGEWLSAKLHLSWAFALAWPYLRWSVTVAFTVVAIEALYFLAPNVKQRFRCTLHGAIIAVGAWIALSYLLGIYFRTFANFNKTYGALGAAVALMVWLYWTGFAILMGAEINSEILQESGDGRLPLKEVPPESVRPKPATESELAA from the coding sequence ATGCAATTGGTCCAATGGAAGAACGTAGTCTGGAACGCGTTGAAGGATGTGGACAAGAACCATACCCTCTCGTTCGCCGCCGGACTGTCTTACTATTTCGTCATGGCCCTCTTCCCGGCGCTGGTGGCGCTCGGGGCGCTCGTAGCTTACCTGCCGGTACCGAACCTGTTTGAGCAGATTCTCGGGCTGATGGCGGGCTTTGTTCCGGCGGATAGCATGGGAATCGTTCGCCAGGTTGCTGCGGACGTGATTTCCCCGAACAAAGGCAAGCTGCTCTCGGCAGGCCTGATCGGCGCCCTGTGGGCTGTCTCCAGCGGCTTCGCCGGTATGATCGAAGCCCTCAACGTCGCCTACGACGTGCCCGAGACGCGAGCCATATGGAAGACGCGTCTGCTTGCGATCGGGCTATCATTCGTAATCGGCACCTTGCTGCTAGGCGCACTCGCAGTCATGCTCGTTGGCCCACGTTTCGGAGAGTGGCTCTCGGCCAAGCTGCACCTGAGCTGGGCTTTCGCTTTGGCATGGCCTTACCTGCGATGGTCTGTGACGGTCGCGTTTACCGTCGTTGCCATCGAGGCGCTCTACTTCCTCGCACCCAACGTAAAGCAGCGTTTTCGCTGCACGCTTCACGGAGCCATTATCGCCGTTGGAGCGTGGATCGCGCTCTCATACCTGCTCGGCATCTACTTCCGCACGTTCGCCAATTTCAACAAGACCTATGGCGCCCTCGGGGCTGCCGTCGCTCTCATGGTGTGGCTCTACTGGACCGGATTTGCCATCCTCATGGGTGCGGAGATCAACTCCGAAATTTTGCAGGAGAGTGGCGACGGACGTCTGCCGCTGAAGGAAGTTCCTCCTGAGTCCGTTCGTCCCAAGCCGGCCACCGAGAGCGAACTCGCCGCCTGA
- a CDS encoding AI-2E family transporter, whose protein sequence is MSIERKVDMRYHVRTTTTALRNWFIAQCYDSLVVAALWLIGLLLLHVPLAVLWALLGGVFQFIPNFGPILTLIGPAMALLFTGAGWERFVALLITYAVIALTDGLVLQPYLMKRQNRVPTWASILVPIVLGFIIPFWGVLLAPPLLAIFYAYRRRHPTEPVRSVQGVVLPPRRPEDRDSQL, encoded by the coding sequence ATGAGCATCGAAAGGAAGGTGGACATGCGCTATCACGTCCGGACCACCACGACGGCCCTTAGGAACTGGTTCATAGCCCAGTGTTATGACTCGCTGGTCGTTGCCGCCTTATGGCTCATTGGGCTACTGCTGCTGCACGTGCCGTTGGCTGTTCTCTGGGCTCTCCTCGGCGGGGTCTTCCAATTCATTCCTAACTTCGGCCCAATTCTTACCCTTATCGGTCCTGCAATGGCCCTGTTGTTCACCGGCGCCGGGTGGGAGCGCTTTGTAGCCCTGCTCATCACCTACGCCGTTATAGCCTTAACTGACGGACTTGTGCTGCAACCGTACCTCATGAAGCGGCAGAACCGCGTGCCGACCTGGGCGTCGATTCTTGTCCCAATCGTCCTCGGCTTTATCATCCCATTCTGGGGCGTGCTGCTTGCCCCGCCGTTGCTCGCCATCTTCTATGCCTACCGCAGACGCCACCCAACTGAACCAGTTCGCTCCGTGCAGGGAGTCGTTCTGCCGCCCCGCCGCCCGGAGGATCGTGATTCGCAACTCTGA
- a CDS encoding glycosyltransferase, with amino-acid sequence MSWFHPVAGWVLALVWAGHLVDAALGMRRIVDISTPEWDIPEAKLVGLTGKPALPHVTIVVPARNEELNIEEALHSLIALDYDNYRIIAVDDRSTDRTGEIMDGIVSQSNGLLRVLHVRELPKGWLGKTHAMWLAAGESVEEDQQNRGDDWILFTDADVVFRSDALRRAIACAEHERAGHLVLFPTLITRCWDERMMIGFFHAMFALSQRPWKVSDPDSADYAGIGAFNLVRRSAYEEIGTYKRLRLAVIDDMMLGYVLKKNGFEQRNVLGRDLIRLHWAAGALGIVNNLTKNFFAFMRFNWILAVFACLAVLSINLGPFIGVLSADGWSRWAYVVALVCLALMYVEMNKRTGISFWYFFLHPVSTMLFSYSILRSTVVTLAQGGIRWRGTMYSLDELRKGLETEPSVTRQRN; translated from the coding sequence GTGAGCTGGTTCCATCCAGTTGCGGGCTGGGTTCTGGCTTTGGTCTGGGCAGGTCACCTGGTGGACGCCGCTCTCGGGATGCGGCGCATTGTAGATATCTCTACACCTGAGTGGGATATTCCAGAGGCTAAGCTTGTAGGCTTAACAGGGAAGCCTGCGCTGCCGCATGTGACCATCGTCGTGCCTGCCCGCAACGAGGAGCTCAACATAGAAGAGGCGCTGCACTCGCTGATCGCGCTTGATTACGACAATTACCGCATCATTGCCGTTGACGACCGTTCCACCGATCGCACGGGCGAGATTATGGACGGCATCGTGTCCCAGTCGAACGGCCTCCTCCGCGTGCTGCACGTACGCGAACTCCCGAAGGGATGGCTTGGCAAGACCCACGCCATGTGGCTCGCCGCCGGTGAAAGTGTTGAGGAAGACCAGCAGAATCGCGGCGATGACTGGATACTCTTTACCGACGCTGATGTGGTGTTTCGTTCGGACGCGCTGCGCCGCGCCATCGCCTGCGCCGAGCACGAACGCGCCGGCCACCTTGTTCTTTTCCCGACTCTGATCACGCGGTGTTGGGATGAACGCATGATGATCGGCTTCTTCCATGCGATGTTCGCGTTGTCACAGCGCCCGTGGAAGGTGAGCGATCCTGACTCTGCCGACTATGCCGGCATAGGCGCCTTCAACCTGGTCCGGCGTAGCGCTTACGAAGAAATTGGCACGTATAAACGCCTGCGCCTCGCGGTTATCGATGACATGATGCTTGGGTATGTATTGAAGAAGAACGGCTTCGAGCAACGTAATGTTCTCGGACGCGACCTCATACGGCTTCACTGGGCGGCAGGGGCTCTCGGCATCGTCAACAACCTGACGAAGAACTTTTTCGCGTTCATGCGCTTTAACTGGATACTGGCCGTATTTGCGTGTCTGGCTGTTTTGTCGATCAACCTCGGCCCCTTTATCGGCGTGCTGTCCGCAGATGGATGGTCGCGCTGGGCGTACGTGGTTGCACTTGTTTGCCTCGCGCTGATGTACGTGGAAATGAATAAACGCACAGGCATTTCGTTCTGGTACTTTTTTCTGCACCCTGTCAGCACCATGCTCTTCAGCTACTCCATTCTGCGTTCAACGGTCGTAACTCTTGCGCAGGGCGGCATTAGGTGGCGCGGGACCATGTACTCACTGGATGAACTGCGGAAGGGATTGGAGACGGAGCCGAGCGTAACTCGCCAACGTAACTAG
- a CDS encoding MFS transporter, which produces MTKNYARIALVLLTALNFVNYIDRSVLFAVQPLVQAEFRRSDAQFGLLTSAFFICYMVTAPFVGLLADRFARKWIMVCGALVWSAATLLTAFTSTFEMLLVRHTVVGIGEATFVTIAPAFLSDMFPEHRRGRVLSVFYLAIPVGTAMGYLLGGYMGHHFGWRYPFYVAAIPGFVLAGAFAFMPEPIRGAHDSIKETLERGTLLGLMRNKAFWTCSLGMAMMTFAVGGMQVWMPTFLSRMRNIPLVEANRAFGIMTLVSGIFATLLGGWLGDRALRHTQGGYYLVSAIGMTLALPAIVIAVTFTNRALFPAIFFGEFFLLLNTAPLNAALVNSVGAHIRATAVAVNLFVIHLLGDAFSPTLMGYVSDRTNLQTAFLAASVAVLVSAVILFYGMRFAPPIRTPEEVRAGAGHL; this is translated from the coding sequence ATGACGAAAAATTACGCGCGGATAGCGCTTGTCCTTCTCACGGCGCTTAACTTCGTCAACTACATCGACCGCTCGGTATTGTTCGCTGTACAGCCTCTTGTGCAGGCCGAGTTCCGCCGCTCTGACGCGCAATTCGGGCTGCTCACCTCCGCATTCTTTATCTGCTACATGGTTACAGCGCCGTTCGTCGGACTGCTCGCCGACCGTTTCGCGCGCAAGTGGATCATGGTTTGTGGCGCGCTGGTGTGGAGTGCCGCAACGCTGCTAACCGCCTTTACGTCAACTTTCGAAATGCTGCTCGTTCGCCACACCGTCGTCGGGATCGGGGAAGCAACGTTCGTTACCATCGCACCCGCCTTCCTTTCGGATATGTTTCCCGAGCACAGGCGGGGTCGCGTGCTCTCAGTTTTTTACCTGGCCATTCCGGTCGGCACTGCCATGGGGTATCTCCTCGGCGGATACATGGGACACCACTTCGGCTGGCGTTATCCGTTCTATGTTGCAGCGATTCCAGGCTTCGTACTGGCCGGGGCGTTCGCGTTCATGCCTGAACCCATACGTGGCGCACATGATTCCATCAAGGAAACGCTAGAACGCGGAACCCTGCTCGGCCTGATGCGTAACAAGGCGTTCTGGACCTGCTCGCTGGGCATGGCGATGATGACCTTCGCCGTGGGCGGAATGCAGGTCTGGATGCCGACGTTCCTCTCGCGGATGCGTAACATACCCCTGGTTGAAGCGAATCGCGCGTTCGGCATCATGACGCTGGTCAGCGGCATTTTCGCAACGCTGCTCGGCGGCTGGCTCGGCGACCGCGCACTGCGACACACGCAGGGCGGTTACTATCTGGTCTCGGCGATCGGAATGACTCTCGCTCTGCCCGCGATCGTTATCGCCGTAACGTTCACCAATCGCGCTTTGTTCCCAGCCATTTTCTTCGGCGAATTTTTTCTGCTGCTCAACACCGCGCCATTGAATGCGGCGCTCGTAAACTCGGTCGGCGCGCACATACGTGCAACTGCGGTTGCCGTGAACCTGTTTGTCATTCACCTGCTGGGCGATGCTTTCTCTCCCACCTTAATGGGTTACGTCTCAGACCGTACGAACCTGCAGACGGCATTCCTCGCAGCCAGTGTCGCCGTACTCGTCTCGGCCGTCATTCTCTTCTACGGTATGAGATTCGCGCCGCCCATCCGCACTCCTGAAGAGGTGCGCGCAGGAGCGGGACACCTGTGA
- a CDS encoding NAD(P)-dependent oxidoreductase — protein sequence MKKPFRVFATCDIGESIELLRKRGYEVEVYPGPDAPPKKLVVEKVKSGIDGLITTLRDQIDSEVFEAGKGTLKVVSQLAVGFDNISRADANAYRVPFTNTADVLTEATAEFAFFIMAAAARKLWSSERLVRENKWGSWHPYLPFLGDEVTGKTIAVIGTGRIGLAMIKKCLGFDMNILCYDAAYQNNYYIDRIRQIMDLRHSTGITPKKTFIRYALLEECLREADFVSVHVPLLREGEAHLPTYHLFNERTLRMMKKTAYLVNTSRGPVVDENALYKALKERWIAGAALDVFEKEPLPADSPLRDPAIEDRCRIFHHFASGASITRLSTDPNKGMAGRCAQGLIDVLEGTHGGDIQKMPFVVNKEAFQEPKA from the coding sequence ATGAAGAAGCCGTTTCGAGTATTTGCTACCTGCGACATTGGCGAGAGCATCGAATTGCTGCGCAAGCGCGGTTATGAAGTTGAGGTGTACCCCGGCCCGGATGCGCCTCCGAAGAAACTTGTTGTGGAGAAAGTGAAGTCCGGCATTGACGGCCTGATCACCACTCTGCGAGACCAGATCGATTCCGAGGTATTCGAAGCAGGGAAGGGAACACTGAAGGTCGTCTCGCAGCTCGCGGTCGGCTTTGACAATATCAGTCGCGCCGATGCCAACGCCTACCGCGTGCCATTCACCAATACCGCGGACGTTCTCACGGAAGCCACAGCCGAATTCGCCTTTTTCATTATGGCCGCCGCAGCACGCAAACTATGGTCCAGCGAGCGCCTGGTACGTGAGAACAAGTGGGGATCGTGGCACCCATATCTGCCGTTCCTTGGAGACGAAGTTACTGGCAAAACGATCGCGGTGATAGGAACAGGCCGCATCGGGCTGGCAATGATCAAGAAGTGCCTCGGTTTCGACATGAACATCCTCTGCTACGACGCGGCGTATCAGAACAACTACTACATTGATCGCATTCGGCAAATCATGGACCTGCGCCACTCGACCGGCATCACCCCGAAAAAGACGTTCATTCGTTATGCGCTGCTGGAGGAATGTCTGCGCGAAGCCGACTTTGTCAGCGTACACGTGCCGCTCCTCCGCGAGGGAGAAGCGCACCTGCCGACATACCATTTGTTCAACGAGCGCACGCTGCGCATGATGAAGAAAACAGCCTACCTGGTGAACACTTCCCGTGGGCCGGTGGTGGATGAGAATGCGCTTTATAAGGCGCTAAAAGAGCGCTGGATTGCCGGCGCCGCGCTCGACGTTTTCGAGAAGGAACCACTTCCGGCCGACTCGCCGCTTCGGGATCCTGCGATTGAGGATCGCTGCCGCATCTTCCATCACTTCGCCAGCGGTGCCAGCATCACCCGGCTTTCAACCGATCCCAACAAGGGTATGGCTGGACGTTGCGCGCAGGGCCTCATCGACGTGCTCGAAGGCACGCACGGCGGCGATATACAAAAGATGCCTTTCGTCGTGAACAAGGAAGCATTTCAGGAGCCGAAGGCGTAA
- a CDS encoding BON domain-containing protein gives MKIKWLIVALALMLAFSIACTSNRNKAGNLKDDTVKNALAQAGYDDVRVDIDNDKGVVTLNGNVKSQEDKSRAEQVARSVAAKYVVANELGVRPEGAEGEARKVESNLDDAIKSDWKALEAKMSWENQHINADVKNGVLTLKGDVDTPGQRAEVEKAAAKLPHVQQVVNELEVKSAKHSKKAASQTASD, from the coding sequence ATGAAAATAAAGTGGCTCATAGTTGCGCTGGCGCTGATGCTGGCGTTCAGTATTGCCTGCACCAGCAACAGGAATAAAGCCGGCAACCTGAAGGACGACACAGTGAAGAATGCATTAGCGCAGGCTGGCTACGATGACGTGCGGGTGGACATTGACAACGATAAGGGTGTTGTCACACTGAATGGTAATGTCAAATCCCAGGAAGACAAGAGCCGGGCCGAGCAGGTGGCGCGAAGCGTAGCGGCAAAGTACGTAGTAGCCAACGAGTTAGGTGTTCGTCCGGAGGGCGCAGAAGGCGAGGCTCGGAAAGTAGAATCGAACCTCGACGACGCTATCAAGAGCGACTGGAAGGCCCTCGAGGCGAAGATGAGCTGGGAGAATCAGCACATCAACGCCGACGTCAAAAATGGTGTGCTGACTCTGAAGGGCGATGTAGATACACCCGGACAACGCGCTGAAGTCGAGAAAGCAGCAGCAAAACTTCCACATGTTCAGCAGGTTGTGAATGAACTTGAAGTAAAGAGTGCAAAGCACAGCAAGAAAGCCGCGAGCCAAACGGCAAGCGATTAA
- a CDS encoding glycosyltransferase family 2 protein gives MPKYSIVVPFHNEQESVTELYDRLKVVMEASGDSFELVFVDDGSRDLTFSLLQQIAAVDSRVVVIKLRRNFGQTSALAAGFDHARGEFVIAMDGDLQHDPSDIPLFIEKVNEGFDIVSGWRKERVDNLVLRRIPSRCANWLMSKLSGIKLHDFGTTYKAYRRDLIEQVPLYGEMHRFIPALASWYGATICEIPIKNINRERGESHYGISRTFRVFFDLITIRFLLKYLSRPLHFFGTLGMGGIMIGSLIAAWLVILKVVTQVHVMDQHGPLLVFGAVMIVAGVQLLALGLLGEMQVRHFHEPSHGRPYSVARVIRAESEERQATE, from the coding sequence GTGCCAAAGTACTCAATCGTCGTACCGTTCCATAATGAACAGGAGAGTGTCACCGAACTCTATGACCGCCTCAAGGTAGTCATGGAAGCGAGTGGCGACTCTTTCGAGCTTGTTTTCGTTGACGACGGCAGCCGTGATCTGACGTTCTCGCTTCTTCAGCAGATTGCCGCTGTCGATAGTCGCGTCGTCGTAATCAAGTTGCGCCGCAACTTCGGACAGACGTCCGCGCTCGCAGCCGGGTTTGACCATGCCAGGGGCGAGTTCGTCATTGCCATGGACGGCGACCTTCAGCATGATCCCTCCGACATCCCTCTGTTTATCGAGAAGGTTAATGAGGGTTTCGACATTGTCAGCGGCTGGCGTAAGGAACGCGTAGACAACCTTGTTCTGCGCCGCATTCCATCACGCTGCGCCAACTGGCTCATGTCCAAGCTGAGCGGCATCAAGTTGCATGACTTCGGGACGACCTATAAGGCCTACCGCCGTGATCTGATCGAGCAAGTACCGCTCTACGGCGAGATGCACAGGTTCATTCCCGCGTTGGCGTCCTGGTACGGCGCCACCATCTGCGAGATTCCGATCAAGAACATTAACCGCGAGCGCGGCGAGTCACATTACGGCATCTCGCGGACGTTCCGCGTGTTCTTCGATCTCATCACCATTCGCTTCCTGCTGAAATACTTGTCGCGACCGTTGCACTTCTTCGGCACCTTAGGCATGGGCGGCATCATGATCGGTTCGCTTATCGCTGCATGGCTCGTGATCCTCAAGGTGGTCACCCAAGTCCACGTCATGGATCAGCACGGGCCTCTGCTGGTCTTCGGAGCCGTAATGATTGTCGCTGGCGTGCAATTGCTTGCTCTTGGGTTGTTGGGCGAGATGCAGGTGCGCCACTTCCACGAGCCTTCGCATGGACGACCCTACTCCGTTGCCCGCGTAATTCGTGCCGAGAGCGAAGAGCGCCAGGCTACGGAATAG
- a CDS encoding sigma-70 family RNA polymerase sigma factor has translation MVNPMAVASPAAASPTLRGIALEDFDGLMRNHQQRVYRVLLALLRDADSAATLTQDCFVRAFEKRASFRGEASVETWLVHIAVNLARDHMRSRRQGFWRHLFASNTHSACHDQADAHELALCVEDERPTAERVLLAQEKAAAVWTVVETLSPQQREVFVLRFVEELSLEEIAHALGLKTGTVKTHLSRATATVRGRLKESGSE, from the coding sequence ATGGTCAATCCGATGGCGGTGGCGAGTCCCGCAGCAGCGAGTCCAACCCTGCGAGGGATCGCGTTGGAGGACTTCGACGGCCTGATGCGAAATCACCAGCAGCGGGTGTACCGCGTGCTGCTGGCTCTGCTACGCGACGCCGATTCGGCGGCCACTCTTACGCAGGACTGTTTCGTCCGCGCATTCGAAAAGCGCGCGAGCTTCCGTGGCGAGGCAAGTGTGGAAACGTGGCTGGTGCATATCGCCGTAAACCTGGCACGCGATCACATGCGCAGCCGCCGGCAAGGGTTCTGGCGGCACCTGTTCGCCAGCAACACCCATTCGGCCTGTCACGACCAGGCAGACGCGCACGAGTTGGCGTTGTGCGTGGAAGATGAGCGGCCTACGGCTGAACGGGTTCTACTCGCGCAGGAGAAAGCTGCGGCCGTGTGGACCGTCGTGGAGACGCTCTCGCCGCAGCAGCGTGAGGTGTTCGTGCTGCGCTTTGTCGAGGAGCTTTCGCTCGAAGAGATAGCGCATGCCCTGGGACTGAAAACCGGCACCGTGAAGACGCATCTGTCGCGCGCAACCGCAACGGTGCGGGGACGACTAAAGGAGTCTGGCAGTGAGTAG
- the queF gene encoding preQ(1) synthase, which translates to MPRKSKATKLGYTPEHAEAGLDFNFPEIETWPNQFPGYEIEIDIPEFTSVCPKTGLPDFGTVWIRYMPDKFCFELKSLKEYINSYRNLGIFQENVVNRILADVVKATKPVWAEVRGEFHPRGGLGTLVVARWPRPKQK; encoded by the coding sequence ATGCCTCGAAAGTCCAAAGCTACGAAACTCGGCTACACGCCGGAGCACGCCGAAGCCGGGCTCGATTTTAACTTTCCCGAGATAGAGACCTGGCCGAACCAGTTTCCCGGATACGAAATCGAGATCGATATTCCCGAGTTCACCTCTGTCTGCCCTAAGACTGGCCTGCCGGATTTCGGCACGGTCTGGATACGCTACATGCCGGATAAGTTCTGCTTCGAACTCAAGTCGCTGAAGGAGTACATCAACTCCTATCGCAACCTTGGGATTTTTCAGGAGAACGTCGTTAACCGGATCCTCGCGGACGTCGTGAAAGCGACCAAGCCGGTGTGGGCTGAAGTGCGCGGCGAATTCCATCCGCGCGGTGGCCTGGGTACTCTGGTAGTCGCGCGCTGGCCTCGGCCAAAGCAGAAGTAG